A single window of Nicotiana sylvestris chromosome 3, ASM39365v2, whole genome shotgun sequence DNA harbors:
- the LOC138887441 gene encoding uncharacterized protein, with amino-acid sequence MEKNADSDPQQASYNTSIHNLEVQLGQISQALNTCPKGALPSDTVVNTKGGNNTGHVMALTTRSGKGGDATTSNQIRIVDDDIVVQEDEIPSNVVQANEEVRIDIDKSVEETQEKVNPSRELVIDMPEPVVPKDKAPMPTPPLPYPQMIARQKSKNQFKKFIDMMKSLYINVPLVEALEQMSGYAKFMKDLVTKKRSMNCETIKMTHQVSTIVHSMAPKLEDPGAFTIPCTIGSADFSKALFDLGESINLMPYSVFKPLGIG; translated from the coding sequence atggagaagaatgccgaCTCTGATCCTCAACAAGCATCTTACAACACTTCAATTCACaatttggaagttcaattaggccaaatctcgcaagctttgaacacttgtcctaagggggcactaccaagtgatacggtggtgaacacaaagggtgggaataatacggGACATGTTATGGCCTtgactacaagaagtggaaaaggtggagatgcaaccacctcaaatcaaataagaattgtggatgatgatatagtggttcaagaagatgaaattccaagtaatgtggttcaagctaatgaagaagtgagaattgatattgataAAAGTGTGGAGGAGACACAAGAAAAAgtaaacccgtctagggaacTCGTAATTGACATGCCGGAACCGGTAGTGCCAAAGGATAAGGCACCAATGCCAACGCCTCCTCTTCCATACCCTCAAATGATTGCAAGACAAAAAAGTAagaaccaattcaaaaagtttattgacatgatgaagagtttgtATATCAATGTACCATTGGTTGAGGCCTTGGagcaaatgtcgggttatgcaaagttcatgaaagatttggtgacaaagaaaagatcaatGAATTGTGAGACTATCAAgatgacacatcaagtgagtACTATTGTACACTCAATGGCTCCGAAATTGGAAGATCCGGGCGCTTTCACAATCCCATGTAcaattggaagtgccgacttttcCAAAGCTTTATTTGATCTTGGGGAAAGTATCAACTTAATGCCCTATTCGGTGTTCAAACCTTTAGGAATTGGGTAA